The following proteins are encoded in a genomic region of Zea mays cultivar B73 chromosome 9, Zm-B73-REFERENCE-NAM-5.0, whole genome shotgun sequence:
- the LOC100276160 gene encoding uncharacterized protein LOC100276160, giving the protein MAALWSMLICVKEKIMYPCFDANARHGTVVDTSSWPPCSMFNTASGAAVTLYPCSRYRRTATETVFQGKRTHLINVVVTAVIAWHQRRKQNSTAKSEQIGKYGHGSSRHCVGLGGG; this is encoded by the coding sequence ATGGCGGCGTTGTGGAGCATGCTCATATGCGTGAAAGAGAAGATCATGTACCCATGCTTCGACGCGAACGCGAGGCATGGAACCGTCGTCGACACTTCATCGTGGCCGCCATGCTCCATGTTCAACACAGCTTCAGGCGCCGCAGTGACATTGTACCCATGCTCCAGATACAGACGGACTGCCACTGAGACCGTCTTTCAGGGGAAAAGAACACATCTCATCAATGTGGTTGTGACGGCAGTCATCGCCTGGCATCAGCGGCGGAAACAAAACTCCACAGCCAAAAGCGAACAAATCGGAAAATATGGACATGGCAGCTCCAGACATTGTGTTGGACTTGGAGGTGGATGA
- the LOC103638144 gene encoding SPX domain-containing membrane protein OsI_21475 isoform X2 — protein MVNFGKKLMADQIPEWKGYYINYKLMKKKVKQYGQQLQQGEKDRRRVLKDFSKMLDDQIEKIVLFLLEQQGLLASRIEKLGKQRAILQEQPDISGIAELREAYREVGINLIKLLKFVDLNATGIRKILKKFDKRFGYRFTDYYVTSRSNHPYSQLQQVFKHVGVGAVVGALSRNLAELQERQGSYLSIYDQPSSALKDPIIDMINSSVDKLTRSTNFLRFLGQHAMIVDEESPSTAGEEEIEDQKYHFMSLMLNLVNTFLYMVNTYIIVPTADDYSVSLGAASTVCGVVIGSMAVAQIFSSIYFSAWSNKSYFKPLVFSSIVLFLGNICYAMAYDMKSLTVLIIGRLLCGMGSARAVNRRYISDCVPARIRMQASAGFVSASALGMACGPALAGLLQWKFKVYMVTFNQSTLPGWVMAVAWLLYLIWLWFSFKEPNRATEVNEAPQNPASGQTVDIGRLENGIAQPLLKDSVDKQNEDEDEVDDIEETADDSRKPATSIGSAYRLLTPSVKVQLLIYFMLKYAMEILLSESSVITNHYFSWNTSAVAIFLAILGLTVLPVNAVVGTYISNMFEDRQLLMVSQITLLVGIIFSFKVTSTYYVVQYVVSALVTFVSAEVLEGVNLSLLSSVMSSRLSRGTYNGGLLSTEAGTLARVVADCTITAAGYLGVGKLLNVTLLPSLVICVASIACTFLTYNSLF, from the exons ATGGTTAACTTCGGGAAGAAATTGATGGCAGATCAAATTCCAGAATGGAAAGG ATATTATATCAAttacaagttgatgaagaagaaagtTAAACAGTATGGCCAGCAGCTCCAGCAGGGGGAAAAAGATCGTCGTCGGGTTCTGAAGGATTTCTCGAAGATGCTTGATGATCAG ATAGAGAAGATCGTCCTGTTTCTGTTGGAACAACAAGGACTATTGGCAAGCAGGATTGAGAAGTTAGGAAAGCAAAGGGCAATACTACAAGAGCAGCCAGATATATCTGGCATTGCTGAGTTACGAGAAGCTTATAGGGAAGTTGGTATCAATCTCATCAAACTTCTCAAGTTCGTTGACCTTAATGCAACTGGCATTCGGAAAATCTTGAAGAAGTTTGATAAGCGTTTTGGCTATAGATTTACTGATTACTATGTGACAAGTAGATCGAATCACCCTTACTCTCAGCTGCAACAGGTCTTTAAGCATGTG GGTGTAGGAGCTGTTGTAGGAGCTTTGTCACGTAACCTTGCTGAACTCCAAGAACGTCAAGGAAGCTACTTATCTATTTATGATCAGCCATCTTCTGCTCTTAAG GACCCCATCATTGATATGATAAATTCTTCAGTTGATAAGTTGACAAGGTCAACTAATTTTCTTCGCTTTTTGGGGCAACATGCCATGATTGTGGATGAGGAGTCTCCTAGCACTGCAGGAGAGGAAGAAATAGAAGATCAGAAATACCATTTCATGTCCCTTATGCTGAACCTGGTGAACACATTCCTTTACATGGTCAACACGTACATCATTGTGCCAACTGCAGATGACTATTCAGTGAGCCTTGGGGCAGCTTCTACTGTTTGTGGTGTGGTCATTGGTTCAATGGCTGTTGCGCAAATATTTTCCTCTATTTACTTCAGTGCATGGTCCAACAAGTCATATTTCAAACCGCTTGTTTTCAGTAGCATTGTTTTGTTCTTGGGGAATATATGCTATGCTATGGCATATGATATGAAGTCTCTAACGGTCCTTATTATCGGCCGTTTACTCTGTGG GATGGGTTCTGCAAGAGCTGTCAATCGCCGATATATTAGTGATTGTGTCCCTGCAAGGATACGCATGCAAGCTTCGGCTGGATTTGTTAGCGCAAGTGCACTTGGCATGGCCTGTGGGCCAGCGCTAGCTGGTTTACTTCAGTGGAAATTCAAGGTCTACATGGTTACATTCAATCAATCGACTCTACCGGGTTGGGTGATGGCAGTTGCATGGCTATTGTATTTGATTTGGCTATGGTTCTCATTCAAAGAACCGAACCGTGCTACCGAGGTGAATGAAGCCCCACAAAATCCTGCTTCTG GACAAACTGTTGATATTGGACGACTAGAGAATGGAATTGCACAGCCTCTGCTCAAGGATTCCGTGGATAAACAAAATGAAGATGAAGACGAAGTTGATGATATTGAAGAAACTGCAGATGATTCTCGCAAACCTGCAACATCAATTGGCTCAGCATACCGATTGCTTACCCCGTCAGTGAAG GTCCAGTTGTTGATATACTTCATGCTCAAATACGCAATGGAGATTTTGCTTTCGGAGTCGAGTGTTATCACCAATCACTATTTCAGTTGGAATACAAGCGCAGTGGCAATATTTCTAGCAATCCTAGGGTTGACAGTCCTTCCTGTAAACGCTGTTGTTGGAACATACATCAGCAATATGTTTGAGGACAG GCAACTCCTCATGGTGTCTCAAATTACGTTGCTAGTAGGCATTATCTTCAGCTTCAAAGTCACGAGCACATACTATGTCGTCCAGTATGTTGTCTCAGCACTGGTCACATTTGTTTCTGCCGAAGTTCTTGAAG GCGTCAACCTTTCCCTCCTATCGAGCGTGATGTCGTCCCGCCTCTCCCGTGGCACGTACAACGGTGGTCTCCTCTCGACGGAGGCTGGGACCCTGGCCAGGGTGGTCGCCGACTGCACCATCACCGCGGCGGGGTACCTGGGCGTGGGGAAGCTCCTCAACGTCACCCTGCTACCGTCGCTGGTGATATGTGTTGCGTCCATCGCCTGCACCTTCCTGACGTACAACTCGCTTTTCTGA
- the LOC100278704 gene encoding UV-stimulated scaffold protein A homolog gives MPRPMASSSARGRAKDSDPSSSSAAADSSMASLIERATSTTAHAVDPVLLRAIKSSARASDAAIRDAFRLILSLMSKPHSHVRLLAFSIADELFMRSKLFRSLLADSLDGFLPLAVGFRRANPLPPPTTSAALLRKAAVQALERWHHLFGAHYRQLRLAVEYLKESARVQFSGLRATVDARAAREARMQEIYAGKVEQLRENLASIKAEIRSTIDEIRNGLEIIRAEHKKFEGYYVDDEEEIASLSMRSIRTASLMAGEWVPETQENEAVFDALREAHRLLVSKHLVTVQEWITVLVRVNLPDNRFRDSALKDFIDVKNEIRAVRDHCSELGLDLDNFHRRKGDQEEEDNEFWVEGNIEAPNRARVQSSLDVASTSKDTEKGKWVVGGVCHIGKAPVAANGTRNLDPEKSKLLAEAPVLPWSSVLDRWGSSGDVHVNQRGLEVESHWGRVDNDATIPAAKIAELNVHCSIYREAPVEILPCHAPLKKGGLCQRRDLRVCPFHGPIVPRDAEGNPIEQNSGSSDAEVNPVEHLDIGGHSNELNGISDDDYMEGTSSRMTGVNNDYGDIAGTCDLGKITAEQLARQSVKNVRKREMDRKAQERAQRARIRQHNEDVLRNAALASTSYSAAAYEQPTEAHGRRGRRGKAKAPTLASMLKKKVTTKDRIAERLLNTRATDATVRDVSHNEDMSYREAFPNQW, from the exons ATGCCGCGCCCGATGGCCTCCTCCTCCGCCAGGGGCCGGGCGAAGGATTCCGACCCCTCATCATCCTCGGCAGCGGCGGATTCCTCCATGGCATCCCTAATCGAGCGCGCCACCTCCACCACGGCGCACGCCGTCGACCCGGTGCTCCTCCGCGCCATCAAATCTTCGGCCCGTGCCTCCGATGCCGCCATCCGGGACGCGTTCCGCCTCATCCTCTCCCTCATGTCCAAGCCCCACTCCCAC GTGCGGCTCCTCGCCTTCAGCATCGCCGACGAGCTCTTCATGCGCTCCAAGCTCTTCCGCTCCCTCCTTGCTGACTCGCTCGACGGCTTCCTCCCGCTCGCCGTCGGGTTCCGCCGAGCAAACCCCCTCCCGCCGCCGACCACGTCCGCTGCCTTACTCCGGAAGGCCGCCGTCCAGGCGCTCGAGCGCTGGCACCATCTCTTTGGTGCGCACTACCGCCAGCTCCGCCTGGCCGTCGAGTACCTCAAGGAGTCCGCGCGCGTCCAGTTCTCTGGTCTGCGGGCCACCGTTGATGCTCGTGCAGCTCGTGAGGCTCGCATGCAGGAGATCTATGCTGGCAAGGTTGAGCAGTTGCGTGAAAACCTTGCGTCAATCAAGGCGGAGATTCGGTCCACGATTGATGAGATTCGCAATGGATTGGAGATCATCCGTGCTGAACATAAGAAATTTGAGGGTTATTATGTGGATGACGAGGAGGAGATTGCATCCTTGTCAATGCGGAGCATTAGAACAGCATCATTGATGGCTGGGGAGTGGGTGCCTGAGACTCAGGAGAATGAGGCAGTTTTTGATGCACTGAGGGAAGCACACCGGTTGCTTGTGTCAAAGCATTTGGTCACAGTACAGGAGTGGATAACTGTGCTTGTGAGGGTCAACCTTCCAGACAACCGTTTCCGAGATTCTGCATTGAAGGATTTCATTGATGTTAAGAATGAGATAAGGGCTGTGAGAGATCATTGCAGTGAGCTTGGTCTTGACCTTGATAATTTTCATAGGCGGAAGGGTGACCAGGAGGAAGAGGACAATGAGTTCTGGGTGGAGGGAAACATAGAGGCACCAAATCGTGCCAGAGTCCAGAGCAGTTTAGATGTTGCGAGCACTAGCAAGGACACTGAGAAGGGAAAGTGGGTGGTTGGTGGAGTGTGTCACATTGGCAAGGCACCAGTTGCAGCTAATGGAACGAGAAATCTTGATCCAGAAAAATCAAAACTCCTCGCTGAAGCCCCTGTGCTGCCATGGAGCTCTGTCTTGGATCGCTGGGGCTCAAGTGGGGATGTACACGTAAACCAGAGGGGACTTGAGGTCGAGAGTCATTGGGGAAGAGTGGATAATGATGCCACTATACCTGCAGCAAAGATTGCAGAGTTGAATGTTCATTGCTCAATTTATAGAGAAGCCCCAGTTGAGATCCTACCATGCCACGCCCCTCTAAAAAAAGGAGGACTTTGCCAGAGAAGGGATCTTAGGGTATGTCCTTTCCATGGACCGATTGTCCCACGTGATGCAGAAGGAAATCCAATTGAGCAGAACAGTGGTAGTTCTGATGCAGAagtaaatcctgttgagcacttaGACATTGGAGGACATTCAAATGAGCTTAATGGAATCAGTGATGATGATTATATGGAGGGAACCTCTTCAAGAATGACAGGTGTCAATAATGATTATGGTGACATAGCTGGAACTTGTGATCTAGGTAAGATTACTGCAGAGCAGTTAGCAAGACAATCAGTTAAAAATGTCCGGAAAAGAGAAATGGATCGCAAGGCACAGGAAAGGGCCCAACGTGCAAGAATCCGTCAGCACAATGAAGATGTCCTGCGAAATGCGGCTCTTGCTTCAACTTCCTATTCTGCAGCAGCCTATGAGCAGCCTACAGAAGCACATGGTCGGCGAGGACGCCGAGGTAAGGCAAAGGCACCAACGCTGGCATCGATGCTGAAAAAGAAAGTTACCACCAAAGACAGAATTGCAGAGAGGCTTCTGAACACTCGAGCCACAGATGCCACAGTAAGGGATGTTTCTCATAATGAAGATATGAGCTACAGGGAAGCATTTCCAAATCAGTGGTAG
- the LOC103638144 gene encoding SPX domain-containing membrane protein OsI_21475 isoform X1: protein MSRERTLLDQYLKIKMVNFGKKLMADQIPEWKGYYINYKLMKKKVKQYGQQLQQGEKDRRRVLKDFSKMLDDQIEKIVLFLLEQQGLLASRIEKLGKQRAILQEQPDISGIAELREAYREVGINLIKLLKFVDLNATGIRKILKKFDKRFGYRFTDYYVTSRSNHPYSQLQQVFKHVGVGAVVGALSRNLAELQERQGSYLSIYDQPSSALKDPIIDMINSSVDKLTRSTNFLRFLGQHAMIVDEESPSTAGEEEIEDQKYHFMSLMLNLVNTFLYMVNTYIIVPTADDYSVSLGAASTVCGVVIGSMAVAQIFSSIYFSAWSNKSYFKPLVFSSIVLFLGNICYAMAYDMKSLTVLIIGRLLCGMGSARAVNRRYISDCVPARIRMQASAGFVSASALGMACGPALAGLLQWKFKVYMVTFNQSTLPGWVMAVAWLLYLIWLWFSFKEPNRATEVNEAPQNPASGQTVDIGRLENGIAQPLLKDSVDKQNEDEDEVDDIEETADDSRKPATSIGSAYRLLTPSVKVQLLIYFMLKYAMEILLSESSVITNHYFSWNTSAVAIFLAILGLTVLPVNAVVGTYISNMFEDRQLLMVSQITLLVGIIFSFKVTSTYYVVQYVVSALVTFVSAEVLEGVNLSLLSSVMSSRLSRGTYNGGLLSTEAGTLARVVADCTITAAGYLGVGKLLNVTLLPSLVICVASIACTFLTYNSLF from the exons ATGTCCAGAGAGAGAACCTTGCTCG ATCAGTATTTAAAAATCAAGATGGTTAACTTCGGGAAGAAATTGATGGCAGATCAAATTCCAGAATGGAAAGG ATATTATATCAAttacaagttgatgaagaagaaagtTAAACAGTATGGCCAGCAGCTCCAGCAGGGGGAAAAAGATCGTCGTCGGGTTCTGAAGGATTTCTCGAAGATGCTTGATGATCAG ATAGAGAAGATCGTCCTGTTTCTGTTGGAACAACAAGGACTATTGGCAAGCAGGATTGAGAAGTTAGGAAAGCAAAGGGCAATACTACAAGAGCAGCCAGATATATCTGGCATTGCTGAGTTACGAGAAGCTTATAGGGAAGTTGGTATCAATCTCATCAAACTTCTCAAGTTCGTTGACCTTAATGCAACTGGCATTCGGAAAATCTTGAAGAAGTTTGATAAGCGTTTTGGCTATAGATTTACTGATTACTATGTGACAAGTAGATCGAATCACCCTTACTCTCAGCTGCAACAGGTCTTTAAGCATGTG GGTGTAGGAGCTGTTGTAGGAGCTTTGTCACGTAACCTTGCTGAACTCCAAGAACGTCAAGGAAGCTACTTATCTATTTATGATCAGCCATCTTCTGCTCTTAAG GACCCCATCATTGATATGATAAATTCTTCAGTTGATAAGTTGACAAGGTCAACTAATTTTCTTCGCTTTTTGGGGCAACATGCCATGATTGTGGATGAGGAGTCTCCTAGCACTGCAGGAGAGGAAGAAATAGAAGATCAGAAATACCATTTCATGTCCCTTATGCTGAACCTGGTGAACACATTCCTTTACATGGTCAACACGTACATCATTGTGCCAACTGCAGATGACTATTCAGTGAGCCTTGGGGCAGCTTCTACTGTTTGTGGTGTGGTCATTGGTTCAATGGCTGTTGCGCAAATATTTTCCTCTATTTACTTCAGTGCATGGTCCAACAAGTCATATTTCAAACCGCTTGTTTTCAGTAGCATTGTTTTGTTCTTGGGGAATATATGCTATGCTATGGCATATGATATGAAGTCTCTAACGGTCCTTATTATCGGCCGTTTACTCTGTGG GATGGGTTCTGCAAGAGCTGTCAATCGCCGATATATTAGTGATTGTGTCCCTGCAAGGATACGCATGCAAGCTTCGGCTGGATTTGTTAGCGCAAGTGCACTTGGCATGGCCTGTGGGCCAGCGCTAGCTGGTTTACTTCAGTGGAAATTCAAGGTCTACATGGTTACATTCAATCAATCGACTCTACCGGGTTGGGTGATGGCAGTTGCATGGCTATTGTATTTGATTTGGCTATGGTTCTCATTCAAAGAACCGAACCGTGCTACCGAGGTGAATGAAGCCCCACAAAATCCTGCTTCTG GACAAACTGTTGATATTGGACGACTAGAGAATGGAATTGCACAGCCTCTGCTCAAGGATTCCGTGGATAAACAAAATGAAGATGAAGACGAAGTTGATGATATTGAAGAAACTGCAGATGATTCTCGCAAACCTGCAACATCAATTGGCTCAGCATACCGATTGCTTACCCCGTCAGTGAAG GTCCAGTTGTTGATATACTTCATGCTCAAATACGCAATGGAGATTTTGCTTTCGGAGTCGAGTGTTATCACCAATCACTATTTCAGTTGGAATACAAGCGCAGTGGCAATATTTCTAGCAATCCTAGGGTTGACAGTCCTTCCTGTAAACGCTGTTGTTGGAACATACATCAGCAATATGTTTGAGGACAG GCAACTCCTCATGGTGTCTCAAATTACGTTGCTAGTAGGCATTATCTTCAGCTTCAAAGTCACGAGCACATACTATGTCGTCCAGTATGTTGTCTCAGCACTGGTCACATTTGTTTCTGCCGAAGTTCTTGAAG GCGTCAACCTTTCCCTCCTATCGAGCGTGATGTCGTCCCGCCTCTCCCGTGGCACGTACAACGGTGGTCTCCTCTCGACGGAGGCTGGGACCCTGGCCAGGGTGGTCGCCGACTGCACCATCACCGCGGCGGGGTACCTGGGCGTGGGGAAGCTCCTCAACGTCACCCTGCTACCGTCGCTGGTGATATGTGTTGCGTCCATCGCCTGCACCTTCCTGACGTACAACTCGCTTTTCTGA
- the LOC100382384 gene encoding Pentatricopeptide repeat-containing protein At1g60770 translates to MATRMKDVARRSTKKYVEEALYRRLFRKGSTPQAVREEVDGFLDSRKRAFKWEVGVCVRRMRRNALYRPSLKLSEVMARRGMNPTVSDQAIRLDLIAKSRGIAAAEKYFLDLPETSKTHLTYGALLNSYCKELMTEKAESLMEKMKELNFAFTAMSFNSLMTMYTKVNQAEKVPSIIQDMKADDVLPDVFTYNVWMRALAALKDIPGVERVIEEMKRDGRVAPDWTTYSNLASIYVEAGMFEKAEAALKELEKRNTSNDIEAYQFLITLYGRTQNLVEVHRVWRSLKRDNPRMANMSYLNMIQVLANLKDLSAAEACFKEWEARHIHPPKTNTKGSGADNTPGADPKSPSNPPNNQSGTKETGDETAEDLQPKHPKYDIRVANAMIKAYITEGMLDKAVAMKKRAKMRGGRLNAKTWEIFMEHYLKTGDLKMAHWCADRAMKKGHSSGRIWVPPPAVTETLMSYFEENKDVDGAERYVGALKKVQKDLGAPVFEPLVRTYAAAGKKFPGMRQRLKIENVEVGEGTAQLLDSICADQ, encoded by the exons ATGGCGACGCGGATGAAGGACGTGGCGCGGAGGTCGACCAAGAAGTACGTGGAGGAGGCGCTGTACCGGCGTCTGTTCCGGAAGGGGTCGACGCCGCAGGCGGTTCGAGAGGAGGTGGATGGCTTCCTCGACAGCCGGAAGCGGGCGTTCAAGTGGGAGGTGGGCGTTTGCGTCCGCCGGATGCGGCGGAACGCGCTCTACCGCCCGTCGCTCAAG CTTTCTGAAGTTATGGCGAGAAGAGGCATGAATCCTACTGTTAGTGATCAAGCAATCCGCCTGGATCTCATTGCCAAATCGAGAGGCATCGCTGCTGCCGAGAAGTACTTTTTGGACCTCCCAGAAACATCCAAGACTCATCTTACATATGGCGCTCTTCTCAATTCTTACTGCAAAGAGTTGATGACTGAGAAGGCCGAGTCCCTTATGGAGAAAATGAAGGAGCTCAACTTTGCTTTCACTGCCATGTCCTTCAACAGCTTAATGACGATGTACACCAAAGTCAACCAAGCTGAGAAGGTCCCCAGTATCATTCAGGACATGAAGGCAGATGACGTATTGCCAGATGTCTTTACTTATAATGTTTGGATGAGGGCGCTTGCAGCTCTCAAGGACATACCAGGGGTTGAGAGGGTGATTGAAGAGATGAAACGGGATGGCCGTGTTGCTCCTGATTGGACAACATACAGCAACCTGGCTTCCATATATGTTGAGGCTGGAATGTTTGAGAAGGCAGAGGCTGCTCTTAAGGAGCTTGAGAAGCGGAACACCAGCAATGACATCGAAGCCTACCAGTTCCTTATTACATTGTATGGGCGTACACAGAACTTAGTGGAAGTTCACCGTGTCTGGCGATCGCTGAAGCGGGATAACCCTAGAATGGCAAACATGAGCTACCTTAACATGATTCAGGTTTTGGCCAACTTGAAGGACCTGTCTGCTGCCGAAGCCTGTTTTAAGGAGTGGGAAGCCCGACACATCCATCCACCCAAGACCAACACAAAGGGCTCGGGGGCAGATAATACACCTGGTGCAGATCCAAAATCTCCAAGTAACCCGCCTAATAATCAGTCTGGCACCAAGGAAACCGGGGACGAGACAGCAGAGGACCTCCAGCCGAAGCATCCAAAATATGACATCCGGGTAGCAAACGCTATGATCAAGGCGTACATTACCGAGGGCATGCTTGACAAAGCTGTCGCCATGAAGAAGCGTGCCAAGATGCGCGGCGGAAGGCTGAACGCCAAGACATGGGAGATCTTCATGGAGCATTACCTCAAGACGGGGGATCTCAAGATGGCCCATTGGTGCGCGGACCGCGCGATGAAGAAGGGGCACAGCAGCGGCAGGATTTGGGTGCCGCCGCCCGCCGTGACGGAGACCCTGATGAGCTACTTCGAGGAGAACAAGGACGTCGATGGGGCCGAGCGGTACGTGGGGGCTCTGAAGAAGGTGCAGAAGGATCTGGGCGCACCGGTGTTCGAGCCGCTGGTGCGGACGTACGCTGCCGCCGGGAAGAAGTTCCCCGGGATGCGGCAGCGGCTGAAGATCGAGAACGTGGAGGTCGGGGAGGGGACGGCCCAGCTGCTTGACTCTATCTGCGCCGATCAATAG